Within Marinomonas mediterranea MMB-1, the genomic segment TGATTCAAATCCAAAAAATGCAGCGCGTACTTCTTACGAAAACATTCTGTATTTAGAGCGTCCTGGCTGTAACCTATGTATGGGTAACCAAGAAAAAGCGGCACCAGGTGACACTGTTATCGCAACATCTACACGCCTATTCCAAGGTCGAGTTGTAGCTGACTCAGCTGAGAAAAAAGGTGAATCTTTACTAGGTTCTACCCCGTTGGTCGTACTTTCAACCATCTTGGGTCGATTCCCTACAATGGACGAGTACTTATCAGCCGTTGACGGAATTGATTTGACTTCTTTCGTTCCACCAGCTGAAGAAATGACTGCGGAACCAGAACTTATCGCTGTAAGCGCTAACTAATCATCATTTAAACCTTTGAACTAAAAAGCCCGCAATTGCGGGCTTTTTTATGACGACTCTTTTTATAGGAGCACTCTTTTTAAGACAAGTCATTTTAAAACAAGTTTTTTTATGACCGCATGGGCTCTCAAAACTAGAACGGCGCAATTAGAGCAACCTCAAACACACGGAAACGATTAGAACTTAGCATTCAAGCCAAGTTCATAACGCCAATCCTCACCATCCAATGACCTGGTTTTTCCATTGAATTGCATTTCGTTCTCTTGAGGCGTAGTGACACTGAGATTAAAATTAATACCGGGAGGGTAAAGACCAAATAACATTACTCTTTTTTGAACCCCCAGCGTCACATCATTTGAAAAGAGTCGAACCGCACTATGATCTGGAGCAACCCTCATATCATTGTATAAGCCATACAATAAAGACGCCTCAAATTGCCACCCTACCCCATAGCGCCAACTGACATAATCGTACTTGTAGTTAGTCTGACCGGAAGCGTAGTCAACTAACAACGCCAATGCTCCAGCCTTTCTTTTAGCTTTATGCCATAACCATACTTAGATTCATCGTCAGCTAAAACCTGACCACGCACACCGATATAATCAAATACCCAATCGTTTACGAACACACCTAACGTCAACAAAGGGGCCTTAAAGGTCCCATTTGAATAAGGGGCCGCCATAGAAACTTGAGCCCAATCTGAAAAGGTATAGTTAAATGGAATAATATAGCCATCAGAGGAAGCACTCAGACCAACTGAAGAGTTTGGATACAATTGTGGTGAAGAATCATCAACCTCTTCAACGTTTTCAAATTGCGCACTCTGACCAATAAGAACGATATTTGATTCTTCAGCCGTTGTAATATCTTCTAAAATAGTCTGATACTGGCTTTCAAGCTCAGCTTCATATTGAGATAACCGCAACGCCCATGCGTTTGCCATTTCTTCATACGCATTCTCTAATGAAGCTTGGCCTTGCTCACCAGCGGCTTTCGCTAATGATTCATAATATGTTTTTTTATCGTCATACTTTAGTATTGCCTCTTCCAGAGTGGCAGCAACTTGATCAGATTGGTTGTTTGTATCGGTTCGCACATTTGAAAGCTCAGAACTAATGTTCTGTTTCACATTTTCAGCTAGCGCCAGAATATCTTGTGCATTCTTATCAATTTGGTTTTGAAGTGCTTGTGTCGGGGTCTGACCTTCTTCCAACTCTTCTATTTGTTGCTCGATCGTATCAATTTCATTTTGAATATCCGTTTCAGCGTCATCCAAATAATCATCAAGATCACCAAGAGAAAACGCATTAACACTGGCAGAAGAAAAACAAACAATTGAAAAACACACTGTGACGAGAAAGGTATTGATTGAAGTTTTTATACAGACCATATCTCTAACCTAATGAAATCATGCCTATCCGTTGGATGATATGGCGATTATTGACGACAAATAGAACTTAGAAATATACCACTCTTGAGCTTATTTAATCCAAACTCAAGAGTGGACTAATATTACAATTTTTGGAAAACGCCTCTATAGAACGCTACGCTCAGCAAGCTCGTTGAATTCATCTTGCTCTTCCCTCTCGCGATCACTTTCTAGATCTCTCGAGTCAGGATGATGCTTTCTACCCTCGTGTTTCGCTTTATATTTTAGCAATTGCTTTTCAAGTTTTGCTACCAGCATATCTAATGCGGGAGCAAGCTGCTTGTCTGTTTTAACGGTTGCAAAAAGATCGTGATTTGGGATGTGGACGCTGGCTTCAACAATAAGCTCATGCGCTTTATGCTTCTCAGTATTTAAAATGACATTAATTGTGGTGATGTGACTATTGATTCTGGCTAAATGGTCTAATTTTTCTTTTACAGCGGTTTGTACTTCTTCACCAGATTGAACGTGATGGCCGCTAATGTTCAGTTTATACATAAGCAAACTTTCCTTATTATTCTAGATGGATGGAAAACGCGTGCATTACTCCTTTTCAACTTACTACACTTATTAACTTAAGGGTTTATCAGACAAATTCAACCCCAAATTTACTTTAATAAACGAAACATTACACAGATCAATAGAGACAAAAAAAGCCGTCATAAAGACGGCTTTTTTTAACATTGCAGAGGATTAATCTTCAAGCAGTATTCTTAGCATACGACGAAGCGGTTCCGCTGCACCCCATAGAAGCTGATCGCCAACACTGAATGCACTGATGTATTCAGGTCCCATATTCAACTTGCGAATACGACCAACAGGCACGCTTAAAGTACCTGTCGCGACGGTAGGCGTTAAACGCTCCATTGATGCTTGTTTATCATTAGGCACAACGTCAACCCAATCATTATGTTGCGCTAACAGGCCTTCAATATCGGTCACTGGGATGTCTTGGTTTAACTTAATGGTAAACGCTTGGCTATGGCATCGCATTGCGCCAATACGAACACACAAACCATCAACCGGAATTTGAGAGCCAAAATTACCAAGAATTTTATTCGTCTCAGCTTGCGCTTTCCATTCTTCGCGGCTTTGACCGTTATCCAGTTGACTATCAATGTACGGAATCAACGACCCCGCTAAAGGAACACCAAATTGATCAACAGGCATATCAGCAGAACGCATTTTTTCTGCGACCTTGCGGTCAATGTCTAAAATAGCACTTGCTGGATCTGCAAGTTCAGAGGCAACCGTTTGGTTCAACAATCCCATCTGATTGATAAGCTCTCTCATATGACGAGCACCACCACCCGATGCCGCCTGATAAGTCATCGATGTCATCCACTCGATGTAGCCCTTCTCAAAAAGACCACCAAGCGCCATTAACATCAAAGAAACTGTACAGTTACCGCCCGCAAAGGTTTTAACGCCGTCTTTCAAACCTTGTTTGATGACGTTTTGGTTCACTGGATCAAGGATGATAATCGATTCGTCTTCCATACGTAACGATGATGCCGCATCAATCCAGTAACCCTTCCAACCAGCCTCACGTAACTTAGGATAAATCGCCTTCGTATAGTCACCACCTTGGCAGGTAATGATAATTTCCATTTTCTTCAAAGACTCAATATCATTCGCGTCTTGAAGCAAAGGAATATCTTTACCAATCTCTGGGCCTTTTTGACCCGTTTGTGATGTGGAGAAAAAAACAGGATCAATATGATCAAAATCGTTTTCTTCTCGCATACGTTGCATAAGCACGGAACCTACCATTCCGCGCCATCCGACTAAACCTACAGTTTGTTTTGACATGGTCTTTTACCTTTTTTTAGTGTGGGCCCACTCATACCAAGAGCAGTATCCCTAATGATTGCCTGTGACTTTTTTAGTTCACTAGGCCTTTAAAGCAGCAAGCACAGCATCACCCATTTGAGCAGTGCTTACTGTTGTACAACCTTCTGATGCGATATCGGCCGTTCTTAAGCCTTGATCAAGTACATTACTGACCGCGGTTTCAATTGCATCTGCCGCCTCTTTCGCTTCAAGCGAATAACGCAACATCATAGCAACAGAAAGGATCGTCGCCAATGGATTCGCTTTACCTTGACCCGCTATATCTGGTGCAGAGCCATGACACGGCTCATACATACCGCGACCTTCTGCATTCAAAGACGCTGATGGTAGCATACCAATTGAGCCTGTTAACATAGCGGCGGCATCCGAAAGAATATCACCAAACATATTGCCGGTTACCATAACATCAAACTGTTTTGGCGCGCGCACAAGTTGCATCGCGGCATTATCAACCAACATATGGCTTAATTCAACATCTGGATATTCTTTAGCCACTTCTTCCATGACTTCTTTCCATAGAACTGTCACTTCAAGAACATTTGACTTGTCGATTGAGCAAACGCGCTTATTACGCTGACGTGCCGCCTCAAAAGCAGAACGCGCAATACGACGAATTTCTGATTCTGAATAAACGTATGTGTTGTAACCCTGACGCTCGCCATTTTCTAACGTGCGAATACCACGAGGTTGACCAAAGTAAATACCACCAGTCAATTCACGAACAATCAGAATATCCAAACCAGCGACAATTTCATGCTTTAAGCTAGACGCATCTGCAAGCTGAGGATATAAAATCGCAGGACGCAGGTTCGCAAATAATTCAAGGTTTGAGCGTAAGCCAAGCAAGCCTTTTTCTGGGCGAACCGACATATCAAGCCCATCCCATTTTGGTCCACCAACCGCGCCAAGCAAAATAGCATTAGCGGCTTTCGCTTTGTCTAATGTTACCTCTGGCAATGGTGAGCCTGTTTCGTCGTACGCTGATCCACCTACAAGCGCACTTTCGTGTTCGATGTTAAGGTCAAATGAAGCGTTTACTTGATCCAGAACACGCACAGCTTGTTCGACAATCTCTGGTCCGATACCGTCACCCGGCAAAATTAATACGTTTTTAGTCATGTTATGTTCCTTAAAGAGTGCGCTCAGCAAACAACCATGGCGCTTGTTGTTTGCGTTTTTCTTCATATGCTTTGATGCTGTCCGCTTCTTGAAGCGTTAGGCCAATATCGTCTAACCCATTCAATAAGCAATGCTTACGGAACGAATCAACTAAGAATGAATATTCTTTACCATCCGGTGTTGTGACCACTTGAGCGCCTAAATCAACCGTAAGCTCGTAACCTTCATTAGCTTCAACGGCTTTAAATAGTTCATCCACCTCTTCCTCATCTAACACAATAGGAAGCAAGCCATTCTTAAAGCAGTTATTGAAA encodes:
- the hpf gene encoding ribosome hibernation-promoting factor, HPF/YfiA family gives rise to the protein MYKLNISGHHVQSGEEVQTAVKEKLDHLARINSHITTINVILNTEKHKAHELIVEASVHIPNHDLFATVKTDKQLAPALDMLVAKLEKQLLKYKAKHEGRKHHPDSRDLESDREREEQDEFNELAERSVL
- the asd gene encoding aspartate-semialdehyde dehydrogenase is translated as MSKQTVGLVGWRGMVGSVLMQRMREENDFDHIDPVFFSTSQTGQKGPEIGKDIPLLQDANDIESLKKMEIIITCQGGDYTKAIYPKLREAGWKGYWIDAASSLRMEDESIIILDPVNQNVIKQGLKDGVKTFAGGNCTVSLMLMALGGLFEKGYIEWMTSMTYQAASGGGARHMRELINQMGLLNQTVASELADPASAILDIDRKVAEKMRSADMPVDQFGVPLAGSLIPYIDSQLDNGQSREEWKAQAETNKILGNFGSQIPVDGLCVRIGAMRCHSQAFTIKLNQDIPVTDIEGLLAQHNDWVDVVPNDKQASMERLTPTVATGTLSVPVGRIRKLNMGPEYISAFSVGDQLLWGAAEPLRRMLRILLED
- the leuB gene encoding 3-isopropylmalate dehydrogenase, coding for MTKNVLILPGDGIGPEIVEQAVRVLDQVNASFDLNIEHESALVGGSAYDETGSPLPEVTLDKAKAANAILLGAVGGPKWDGLDMSVRPEKGLLGLRSNLELFANLRPAILYPQLADASSLKHEIVAGLDILIVRELTGGIYFGQPRGIRTLENGERQGYNTYVYSESEIRRIARSAFEAARQRNKRVCSIDKSNVLEVTVLWKEVMEEVAKEYPDVELSHMLVDNAAMQLVRAPKQFDVMVTGNMFGDILSDAAAMLTGSIGMLPSASLNAEGRGMYEPCHGSAPDIAGQGKANPLATILSVAMMLRYSLEAKEAADAIETAVSNVLDQGLRTADIASEGCTTVSTAQMGDAVLAALKA